The Lactuca sativa cultivar Salinas chromosome 2, Lsat_Salinas_v11, whole genome shotgun sequence genome includes a window with the following:
- the LOC111880047 gene encoding GATA transcription factor 1, whose amino-acid sequence MALDPTSCLMIDDDILNFSLDGEDEDLDDKHNTTKPPSSSMDFSKTNSQEPDDCCGSFPEFAEEELEWLSNKDAFPALETCFDIITNPNPNPIVMVVDHLSPVSVLENSASSSHSNTNSNSNSTITNCCGSLHVPISYPVKKRSKRRRKRRKGFPELPSEQCWWWNQENMKKQDLLPPPPQPPTAATGIGRRCQHCLAEKTPQWRAGPMGPKTLCNACGVRYKSGRLVPEYRPASSPTFSSVKHSNSHRKIMEMRKHSNDGGKKGFGYGVG is encoded by the exons ATGGCTTTGGACCCAACTTCCTGTTTGATGATTGATGACGACATTCTGAACTTTTCTTTGGATGGTGAAGACGAAGACCTAGACGATAAACACAACACCACCAAACCCCCTTCTTCTTCCATGGACTTTTCAAAAACTAACAGTCAAGAACCAGATGATTGCTGCGGTTCATTTCCT GAATTTGCAGAAGAAGAACTTGAATGGTTGTCAAACAAGGATGCATTTCCCGCACTTGAAACATGTTTTGACATTATCACAAAtccaaacccaaacccaattGTCATGGTGGTTGATCACCTGAGCCCAGTTTCTGTTCTTGAAAACAGCGCCAGTAGCAGCCATAGCAACaccaacagcaacagcaacagcaccATTACAAACTGCTGTGGCAGCCTTCATGTTCCAATAAGTTATCCGGTCAAAAAGCGGTCAAAGCGCAGGCGAAAAAGAAGAAAAGGTTTCCCCGAGTTGCCAAGCGAGCAATGCTGGTGGTGGAATcaagaaaacatgaaaaaacaAGATTTGcttccaccaccaccacaaccaccaacTGCCGCCACGGGCATTGGAAGAAGGTGCCAGCATTGCTTAGCTGAGAAAACCCCACAATGGCGGGCAGGTCCGATGGGTCCCAAGACTTTGTGCAATGCATGTGGGGTCCGGTATAAGTCCGGGCGGTTGGTGCCCGAATACCGCCCGGCAAGCAGCCCGACTTTTTCAAGTGTGAAGCATTCGAATTCGCACAGGAAGATTATGGAGATGAGAAAGCATAGTAATGATGGAGGGAAGAAAGGGTTTGGATATGGTGTTGGATAG